One genomic segment of Streptomyces niveus includes these proteins:
- a CDS encoding glycoside hydrolase family 26 protein: MPYRRRRLISTCLGVITAGLLVSGSVPPTATDAPVPGTSGSPAPPEVKSTAVGAYLNYGPDGVRRMAEMQKWLGGTELRVGHTYLPGDVWSNIEGSPSFLRDWANWKKADADRMFVLNVPMLERNEARVPDVLVRVELRRGARGDYDRHFKVLAERLVALGVPDTVLVLGWEMNGTTYTHRCGPDPMAWKAYWKRIVGAMRAVPGQKFRFDFAPNRGKDAIAWTECYPGDDVVDIMGMDAYDQPSGGTFDEQVNEPFGLRKHVEFAAEHGKVVSYPEWGLFRNGDNPTYMRGMLKWFEQHRPLYQTLTDYCPHGVWQCATNPQSSKVFRSALYGLKPEPGPGTLMVPRPEPSTPANPGPPSNCKQLTLSSWIEALLGKKICLRVGSWEHWLS; the protein is encoded by the coding sequence ATGCCCTATCGGCGCCGACGGCTGATCAGCACCTGCCTGGGTGTCATCACGGCCGGCCTCCTTGTTTCAGGTTCCGTGCCGCCGACGGCGACCGACGCCCCGGTCCCCGGTACTTCCGGCAGTCCCGCACCACCGGAAGTCAAATCAACGGCGGTCGGCGCGTACCTGAATTACGGCCCCGATGGCGTCCGCCGTATGGCCGAGATGCAGAAGTGGCTCGGCGGTACGGAGCTGCGGGTCGGGCACACCTATCTCCCGGGCGACGTGTGGTCCAACATCGAGGGCAGCCCGAGCTTCCTGCGTGACTGGGCGAACTGGAAGAAGGCCGACGCCGACCGCATGTTCGTGCTCAACGTCCCCATGCTGGAACGCAACGAGGCCCGGGTCCCCGACGTGCTCGTGCGCGTGGAACTGCGCCGGGGCGCGCGGGGCGACTACGACCGGCACTTCAAGGTGCTGGCCGAGCGCCTGGTCGCGCTCGGCGTGCCGGACACCGTCCTCGTACTGGGCTGGGAGATGAACGGCACGACGTACACGCACCGCTGCGGCCCCGACCCGATGGCGTGGAAGGCGTACTGGAAGCGGATCGTCGGCGCCATGCGCGCGGTCCCGGGCCAGAAATTCCGTTTCGATTTCGCTCCGAACCGCGGAAAGGACGCGATCGCCTGGACCGAGTGCTATCCGGGCGACGACGTCGTGGACATCATGGGAATGGACGCCTACGACCAGCCGTCGGGAGGGACGTTCGACGAGCAGGTCAACGAGCCTTTCGGACTCCGCAAGCATGTGGAGTTCGCCGCTGAACATGGAAAGGTTGTCTCCTATCCGGAGTGGGGCCTGTTCCGCAACGGCGACAACCCCACGTACATGCGCGGCATGCTCAAATGGTTCGAACAGCACCGGCCGCTGTATCAGACGCTCACGGACTACTGCCCGCACGGCGTATGGCAGTGCGCCACGAATCCGCAGTCCTCGAAGGTGTTCCGTTCCGCGCTGTACGGGCTGAAGCCGGAGCCCGGGCCGGGCACTCTCATGGTGCCCCGGCCCGAGCCCAGCACCCCGGCGAATCCCGGACCACCCTCGAACTGCAAGCAGCTGACGCTCAGTTCATGGATCGAGGCGCTGCTCGGCAAGAAGATCTGCCTCCGTGTCGGCAGCTGGGAGCACTGGCTGTCCTGA
- a CDS encoding ATP-grasp domain-containing protein, with the protein MKDTAVVSFDSAVPAVLVRLDRNPFHHGTLGAVRSLGRAGITVHAVIESPRSPVAGSRYLRGAHPRPDRASDDRTGHRATGSASGSVSVSDSEDERLHELLLRISERLGAPAVLVPLDDLSAISAARLRPRLAGRYLLPDQPPGLPERVADKAELAAICGALGLPHPRTVVPDDAGEAARAASALGLPVVAKWSRPWLLPEGSGLRSTVVVRSPREAGELFARSAEAGSRLLLQRRLPPGRDLDWFFHGYRGRDGTLLMGATGRKERSWPVGAGLTAVGRWLPNPAVERLAGEVTAALGYRGIADLDFRLDADTGAYHLLDFNPRPGAQFRLFTDASGMDVVRALHLDLTGRPVPPQVPAYGRTFVVENYALLSLLSPPPSAGQAGPSRGHGADPVVRAGGTETAWFARDDPRPAYAMTAAWLRRAARGGGRRLGNPPEKSENRESGEPLCRTW; encoded by the coding sequence ATGAAGGACACCGCCGTGGTGAGCTTTGACAGCGCCGTCCCCGCCGTGCTCGTGCGGCTCGACCGGAATCCGTTCCACCACGGGACCCTCGGCGCCGTCAGATCCCTCGGCCGGGCCGGAATCACGGTGCACGCGGTGATCGAGTCGCCCCGGAGCCCGGTCGCCGGATCGCGGTATCTGCGCGGGGCGCATCCGCGTCCTGACCGGGCCTCAGATGACCGGACGGGCCATCGGGCGACCGGGTCCGCGTCTGGGTCCGTATCCGTGTCCGATTCCGAGGACGAGCGACTGCACGAGCTGCTGCTGCGGATCTCGGAGCGGCTCGGCGCCCCCGCCGTCCTCGTCCCGCTCGACGATCTGAGCGCGATCTCGGCCGCCCGGCTGCGACCCCGGCTGGCCGGCCGCTATCTCCTGCCCGATCAGCCGCCGGGGCTGCCGGAGCGGGTCGCCGACAAGGCGGAGCTGGCCGCGATCTGCGGCGCGCTCGGCCTGCCGCATCCGCGCACGGTCGTCCCCGACGACGCCGGGGAGGCCGCGCGGGCGGCGTCGGCGCTCGGGCTGCCGGTGGTCGCCAAGTGGAGCCGGCCCTGGCTGCTGCCCGAGGGGTCCGGACTGCGCAGCACCGTCGTGGTCCGCTCGCCCCGGGAGGCCGGCGAACTGTTCGCACGGAGTGCGGAGGCGGGGAGCCGCCTGCTGCTCCAGCGGCGGCTCCCGCCGGGCCGTGACCTCGACTGGTTCTTCCACGGCTACCGGGGCCGCGACGGCACCCTCCTGATGGGCGCGACCGGACGCAAGGAACGGTCGTGGCCGGTCGGGGCGGGGCTGACGGCGGTCGGCCGATGGCTGCCCAACCCCGCCGTCGAGCGGCTCGCGGGCGAGGTGACGGCCGCGCTCGGCTACCGGGGCATCGCCGATCTCGACTTCCGGCTCGACGCCGACACCGGCGCGTACCACCTGCTCGACTTCAACCCGCGGCCCGGAGCCCAGTTCCGTCTCTTCACCGACGCGTCGGGCATGGACGTCGTACGGGCGCTGCATCTGGACCTCACCGGGCGCCCCGTCCCGCCTCAGGTCCCCGCGTACGGCCGGACCTTCGTGGTCGAGAACTACGCGCTGCTGTCCCTGCTGTCCCCGCCCCCCTCGGCCGGCCAAGCGGGCCCGTCGAGGGGGCACGGAGCGGACCCGGTGGTCCGGGCGGGAGGCACGGAGACGGCGTGGTTCGCGCGGGACGATCCGCGCCCCGCGTACGCCATGACCGCGGCCTGGCTCCGGCGCGCGGCGCGCGGCGGCGGCCGACGCCTCGGCAACCCCCCAGAGAAGTCAGAGAACAGAGAGAGCGGTGAACCCCTGTGCAGGACTTGGTAG
- a CDS encoding FAD-dependent oxidoreductase — translation MQDLVVVGAGPYGLSIASHAAAAGLQPRVFGRPMAAWRDGMPPGMFLKSEPWASNLSDPKSAFGLAAYATTKGVQARHGVPLPVGFFASYGLWFAANAAPPVEERTVTAVRPRAGGGFEVTVDDGDGGGGETFLARTVVLAVGVRPFADVPGPLRALPPERVSHSVDHADLTRFKGMDVTVVGAGQAALETATLLAEQGTAVRVVARSRDLNWNTIPPPLERPFGDAARAPHTGLGCGWRNWLYARTPGLFHRLPTSTRARVFTSALGPAGAWWLRARFEPAVEVRLGESVAAAAPAGGRVRLDLVSTRGSVDSVTTDHVIAATGFTPRLDRLGLLDERLRRRLRTVGGSAAPDTDTVFETSHPGLFVTGLLSAPSFGPSMRFVFGATYTAGRVVRGVRRRLGTGSRDTRPGELREILPAGAAPVNWMERF, via the coding sequence GTGCAGGACTTGGTAGTTGTGGGTGCGGGCCCCTACGGGCTGTCCATCGCCTCCCACGCGGCGGCGGCCGGTCTCCAGCCACGTGTGTTCGGCAGGCCGATGGCTGCCTGGCGGGACGGGATGCCTCCGGGCATGTTCCTGAAGTCGGAGCCGTGGGCGTCGAACCTGTCCGACCCGAAGAGCGCCTTCGGGCTGGCCGCCTACGCCACCACCAAGGGGGTCCAGGCCCGGCACGGTGTCCCGCTGCCGGTCGGCTTCTTCGCCTCGTACGGCCTCTGGTTCGCCGCCAACGCGGCGCCTCCGGTGGAGGAACGGACCGTCACCGCCGTACGGCCCCGGGCCGGCGGCGGGTTCGAGGTCACCGTCGACGACGGTGACGGGGGCGGCGGCGAGACGTTCCTCGCCCGTACGGTGGTGCTCGCCGTCGGCGTCCGGCCCTTCGCCGATGTCCCCGGCCCGCTCCGCGCCCTGCCGCCCGAGCGGGTGTCGCACAGCGTCGACCACGCGGACCTGACGCGCTTCAAGGGCATGGACGTGACAGTCGTCGGCGCGGGCCAGGCCGCGCTGGAGACCGCGACACTCCTCGCGGAACAGGGGACGGCCGTACGCGTGGTCGCCCGGTCCCGCGACCTGAACTGGAACACCATCCCGCCGCCCCTGGAACGCCCCTTCGGCGACGCGGCCCGTGCCCCGCACACGGGCCTGGGCTGCGGCTGGCGGAACTGGCTCTACGCGCGGACCCCCGGTCTCTTCCACCGGCTGCCCACATCGACGCGGGCCCGCGTCTTCACCTCGGCGCTCGGCCCGGCCGGCGCCTGGTGGCTGCGCGCGCGGTTCGAGCCCGCGGTGGAGGTCCGGCTGGGCGAGAGCGTCGCGGCCGCCGCCCCTGCCGGGGGCCGCGTACGGCTCGATCTGGTCTCCACCCGCGGATCCGTGGACTCGGTCACGACCGACCATGTCATCGCCGCCACCGGCTTCACCCCGCGCCTGGACCGGCTCGGGCTGCTCGACGAGCGGCTGCGCCGCAGACTGCGCACCGTGGGCGGGAGCGCCGCCCCCGACACGGACACCGTCTTCGAGACCTCGCACCCGGGTCTGTTCGTGACCGGTCTGCTCAGCGCGCCGTCGTTCGGCCCGTCGATGCGCTTCGTGTTCGGCGCGACGTACACGGCGGGCCGGGTGGTACGCGGGGTGCGGCGCCGGCTGGGGACGGGGTCCCGGGATACGCGGCCGGGAGAACTCCGGGAGATTCTCCCGGCCGGAGCGGCGCCTGTGAACTGGATGGAGAGGTTCTGA
- a CDS encoding chaplin, giving the protein MRELIGKGLLTAAAASSVLTMSGGYAQATDSGATAAGSPGLLSGNSVQAPVEIPVNVCGNTVNPVGVGNPAFGNSCGNSSGAHAAPGPHHQAPPAQHHAPRTEPAAHAAPAKAPHSDPARTDRDDHTGSTHGANHQGHGGGYSPREQGHHASPAAHAGHSGSSASGAALNSPGLLSGNLLQAPLDVPLNICGNSVDLVGVLNPAFGNSCANGVDGKTPEPPVHPPTPVDPHHPHDPSDPPKPPGDRNVEPPNGPGPHGLPGQPPTVQEAGAFDQLAQTGADTNLIAGAAISAGLLIGGGILYRRNRPGARV; this is encoded by the coding sequence ATGCGAGAACTCATCGGCAAAGGACTGCTCACCGCCGCGGCGGCGTCGAGCGTGCTGACCATGAGCGGTGGGTACGCCCAGGCCACCGACAGCGGCGCCACCGCCGCCGGGTCCCCGGGGCTGCTGTCGGGCAACAGCGTCCAGGCGCCCGTCGAGATCCCGGTCAACGTGTGCGGCAACACGGTGAACCCCGTCGGTGTGGGCAACCCCGCCTTCGGCAACAGCTGCGGCAACTCCTCCGGTGCTCACGCGGCGCCGGGGCCCCACCACCAGGCTCCCCCCGCGCAGCACCACGCCCCGCGCACCGAGCCCGCGGCCCACGCGGCGCCGGCCAAGGCGCCGCACTCCGACCCGGCACGTACCGACAGGGACGACCACACCGGCTCGACGCACGGCGCCAACCACCAAGGGCACGGCGGCGGTTACTCGCCCAGGGAGCAGGGCCACCACGCGAGCCCCGCCGCCCACGCCGGCCACAGTGGGTCGTCGGCGTCCGGCGCGGCGCTCAACTCCCCGGGTCTGCTGTCCGGGAACCTCCTCCAGGCCCCGCTCGACGTTCCGCTGAACATCTGCGGCAACAGCGTGGACCTGGTCGGCGTACTGAACCCGGCCTTCGGCAACTCCTGCGCCAACGGAGTCGACGGGAAGACCCCGGAGCCCCCGGTGCACCCGCCGACCCCGGTCGACCCCCACCACCCGCACGACCCGTCCGACCCGCCGAAGCCGCCCGGGGACCGCAACGTCGAGCCGCCGAACGGGCCCGGCCCCCACGGACTCCCGGGGCAGCCGCCCACCGTCCAAGAGGCCGGCGCCTTCGACCAGTTGGCCCAGACCGGCGCGGACACGAACCTGATCGCCGGCGCCGCGATCAGCGCCGGACTGCTGATCGGAGGAGGCATCCTCTACCGCCGCAACCGCCCCGGCGCGCGCGTCTAG
- a CDS encoding chaplin, giving the protein MNAKRAATIVAGVLLSVGAAAPAMADAGAEGAAVGSPGVLSGNVVQIPVHVPVNVCGNSISVIGLLNPTFGNTCVNA; this is encoded by the coding sequence ATGAATGCCAAGAGGGCAGCCACGATCGTCGCGGGCGTTCTCCTGTCGGTCGGCGCCGCGGCGCCGGCCATGGCCGACGCGGGCGCGGAAGGTGCCGCCGTGGGCTCCCCTGGAGTCCTGTCCGGCAATGTCGTCCAGATCCCCGTACACGTTCCCGTCAACGTGTGCGGCAACAGCATCAGCGTGATCGGTCTGCTGAACCCCACCTTCGGCAACACCTGCGTCAACGCCTGA
- a CDS encoding rodlin codes for MIKKILAAAAVSASVVGVSAAAAAPALAVGNDTGTTSLSGNGAEQAYGNSVTKGDMSPQLSLVQGTLNKLCVGLPAKANAGSLVGILVPVAVQDINVLSSPQNQQCVENSTQAKGDEPLSHILEDIPVLSANGVGNG; via the coding sequence GTGATCAAGAAGATTCTGGCGGCCGCGGCGGTCAGCGCCTCCGTAGTCGGCGTCTCCGCGGCGGCGGCGGCGCCCGCCCTCGCTGTCGGCAACGACACCGGCACCACGTCGCTCAGCGGCAACGGCGCCGAGCAGGCCTACGGCAACTCCGTGACCAAGGGCGACATGAGCCCGCAGCTGAGCCTCGTGCAGGGCACGCTCAACAAGCTCTGTGTCGGCCTCCCGGCCAAGGCGAACGCCGGCTCCCTCGTCGGAATTCTCGTGCCCGTCGCGGTCCAGGACATCAACGTCCTGTCCTCCCCGCAGAACCAGCAGTGTGTCGAGAACTCGACGCAGGCCAAGGGTGACGAGCCCCTGTCGCACATCCTGGAGGACATCCCGGTCCTCTCGGCGAACGGTGTCGGCAACGGCTGA
- a CDS encoding rodlin, whose translation MIKKVMASAAIAASVVGMSAMAAPSALAVGNDTGTTSLSGNGAKQAYGNSATYGNMSPQMALIQGSLNKPCIGLPAKVNAGSLLGVVPISVQDVNVLSSPQNQQCVENSTQAKGDEPLSHLLNDIPILSANGAGNG comes from the coding sequence GTGATCAAGAAGGTTATGGCTTCCGCGGCCATCGCTGCTTCCGTGGTCGGCATGTCCGCCATGGCCGCACCGTCCGCCCTCGCCGTCGGCAACGACACCGGCACCACGTCGCTCAGCGGCAACGGTGCCAAGCAGGCTTACGGCAACTCCGCGACGTACGGGAACATGAGCCCGCAGATGGCGCTCATCCAGGGCTCGCTCAACAAGCCCTGCATCGGCCTGCCGGCCAAGGTCAACGCCGGTTCCCTGCTGGGTGTCGTGCCGATCTCCGTCCAGGACGTCAACGTCCTGTCCTCCCCGCAGAACCAGCAGTGTGTCGAGAACTCGACGCAGGCGAAGGGCGACGAGCCCCTGTCGCACCTCCTGAACGACATCCCGATCCTGTCCGCCAACGGTGCGGGCAACGGCTGA
- a CDS encoding rodlin, which produces MKKLWATAAVAATMVGGIAATASPALALGNDTGTTSLSGNGAEQEFGNSETHGDMSPQLSLVQGTLNKPCVGLPVKANLGSLVGGIPVAVQDINVLSSPQNQQCTENSTQAKGDEPLSHILEDIPILSANGVGNG; this is translated from the coding sequence ATGAAGAAGCTGTGGGCAACCGCCGCTGTAGCCGCCACGATGGTCGGCGGCATCGCCGCCACCGCGTCGCCGGCGCTGGCGCTCGGCAACGACACGGGTACGACGTCGCTCAGCGGCAACGGCGCCGAGCAGGAGTTCGGCAACTCGGAGACCCACGGGGACATGAGCCCGCAGCTGAGCCTCGTGCAGGGCACGCTCAACAAGCCCTGCGTCGGTCTGCCCGTCAAGGCCAACCTCGGCTCGCTCGTGGGCGGCATCCCGGTCGCGGTCCAGGACATCAACGTCCTGTCCTCCCCGCAGAACCAGCAGTGCACCGAGAACTCGACGCAGGCCAAGGGTGACGAGCCCCTGTCCCACATCCTGGAGGACATCCCGATCCTCTCGGCGAACGGCGTCGGCAACGGCTGA
- a CDS encoding GNAT family N-acetyltransferase translates to MQIRQVPADHPDAVKLDTEVQLEYAVRYESEGDATVLHPRMFDPPHGLYLLAYDADGRPVATGGWRSQEANDEGYSDGDAEIKRMYVTVEARGLGLARRILARLEEDARAAGRTRMVLETGTKQPEAIALYRSSGYTDCSKFGHYRHDPLSVCLAKPLG, encoded by the coding sequence ATCCAGATACGTCAGGTCCCCGCCGACCACCCCGACGCCGTGAAGCTCGACACCGAGGTGCAGCTCGAATACGCGGTGCGTTACGAGAGCGAGGGTGATGCCACCGTGCTCCACCCCCGGATGTTCGACCCGCCCCACGGTCTCTACCTCCTCGCCTACGACGCCGACGGCCGTCCGGTCGCCACCGGCGGCTGGCGCTCGCAGGAGGCCAACGACGAGGGCTACTCGGACGGCGACGCCGAGATCAAGCGGATGTACGTGACGGTGGAGGCGCGCGGTCTCGGGCTGGCCCGCCGTATCCTCGCGCGGCTGGAGGAGGACGCCCGCGCGGCGGGCCGTACCCGCATGGTGCTGGAGACGGGCACCAAACAGCCGGAGGCCATCGCCCTCTACCGGTCCAGCGGCTACACGGACTGCTCGAAGTTCGGCCACTACCGGCACGACCCGCTCAGCGTCTGTCTGGCGAAGCCGCTGGGCTGA
- a CDS encoding exodeoxyribonuclease III has product MLTVTSVNVNGLRAAAKKGFVEWLAGTGADVVCLQEVRAEEDQLAEAVRKPEGWHTVFAPAADKGRAGVALYSRREPERVRIGFGSAEFDTSGRYVEIDLPGVTVASLYLPSGDVGTERQDQKVRFMDEFLSYLVGLRERAAADGREVLVCGDWNIAHHEADLKNWKGNRKESGFLPEERTWLTRVFGEAAYVDVVRALHPDETGPYTWWSYRGRAFDNDTGWRIDYHVATAGLAGRAVKAWVERAATHAERWSDHAPVSVVYEQG; this is encoded by the coding sequence ATGCTCACTGTGACATCCGTGAATGTGAACGGGCTCCGGGCCGCCGCGAAGAAGGGCTTCGTGGAGTGGCTGGCCGGGACCGGTGCCGATGTGGTCTGCCTCCAGGAGGTGCGCGCCGAGGAGGATCAGCTCGCCGAGGCCGTGCGGAAGCCCGAGGGGTGGCACACGGTGTTCGCGCCGGCGGCCGACAAGGGCCGCGCGGGTGTCGCGCTCTACTCGCGGCGGGAGCCGGAGCGGGTGCGGATCGGTTTCGGGAGCGCGGAGTTCGACACGAGCGGGCGGTACGTCGAGATCGACCTGCCCGGTGTGACGGTGGCCAGCCTCTATCTGCCGTCGGGTGACGTGGGCACGGAGCGCCAGGACCAGAAGGTCCGGTTCATGGACGAGTTCCTCTCGTACCTCGTCGGTCTCAGGGAGCGTGCGGCCGCCGACGGCCGGGAGGTGCTGGTCTGTGGCGACTGGAACATCGCGCACCACGAGGCCGACCTCAAGAACTGGAAGGGCAACCGCAAGGAGTCCGGCTTCCTGCCGGAGGAGCGCACGTGGCTGACGCGGGTCTTCGGCGAGGCGGCGTACGTGGACGTGGTCCGCGCGCTGCACCCGGACGAGACCGGGCCGTACACCTGGTGGTCCTACCGGGGGCGCGCCTTCGACAACGACACGGGCTGGCGCATCGACTACCACGTGGCGACGGCCGGGCTGGCGGGGCGCGCGGTGAAGGCGTGGGTGGAGCGGGCGGCGACCCACGCGGAGCGCTGGAGCGACCACGCGCCGGTGAGCGTCGTCTACGAGCAGGGGTAG
- a CDS encoding MerR family transcriptional regulator: protein MSDQEEVREEPREYRVKELADAAGITVRTVRFYRERGLIPPPRREGRIAWYDAHHLARLRTIAALLERGHTLNGIADLATAFESGRDVGEVLGLGEPTEETPVRLTPADLADHFEGEVTAENLATALELGYLATDGDDLVHISRRLLDVSAALVREGVPLAAVFDAARQVRAHADALAELFATTLQTHAGATDPGTLRPLAKSVVEAELSMALDRRLRKGC from the coding sequence ATGTCCGACCAGGAGGAAGTCCGCGAGGAGCCCCGCGAGTACCGCGTGAAGGAGCTGGCCGACGCGGCCGGCATCACGGTGCGCACGGTGCGTTTCTACCGCGAACGCGGCCTCATCCCGCCGCCCCGCAGGGAGGGCCGGATCGCCTGGTACGACGCCCACCACCTGGCCAGACTGCGTACGATCGCCGCCCTGCTGGAACGCGGCCACACCCTCAACGGCATCGCCGACCTCGCCACCGCCTTCGAGAGCGGACGCGACGTGGGCGAGGTCCTGGGCCTCGGCGAACCGACCGAGGAGACACCGGTCCGCCTCACCCCCGCCGACCTCGCCGACCACTTCGAGGGCGAGGTGACGGCGGAGAACCTGGCCACCGCGCTCGAACTCGGCTATCTCGCCACCGACGGCGACGACCTCGTCCACATCAGCCGCCGTCTGCTGGACGTCTCCGCCGCCCTGGTCCGCGAGGGCGTCCCCCTGGCGGCGGTCTTCGACGCGGCCCGCCAGGTCCGCGCCCACGCGGACGCGCTGGCCGAACTCTTCGCGACGACGCTCCAGACGCACGCGGGCGCGACGGACCCGGGGACGCTGCGCCCGCTCGCCAAGAGCGTGGTGGAGGCGGAACTCTCGATGGCCCTGGACCGCCGTCTGCGCAAGGGCTGCTGA
- a CDS encoding flavin-containing monooxygenase, whose protein sequence is MARHEHVRVAVIGSGFGGLGAAVRLRRDGITDFVVLERADSVGGTWRDNSYPGCACDVPSHLYSFSFAPNPDWPRVFSGQSHIRAYLEHVTDTFGLRPHIRLNHEVLLMRWIADAAHWEIETSRGIITADVVVSATGPLSDPKVPDVPGLDSFPGKVFHSARWDHGYDLRGKRVAVIGTGASAIQIVPAVQPDVARLTLFQRTPPWVLPRADRAISGAERWLHRKVPGTATARRGLLWGIRELQVQAFTKRPNELGLVERVAKANIARAVKDPALRARLTPSYRIGCKRILLSSTYYPALARPNVDVVPSGLAEVRGSTVVGADGTETEVDAIIFGTGFHVTDMPIADRVVGADGITLAEAWKDGMESLRGATAAGFPNWMTVIGPNTGLGNSSMILMIEAQLSYLGDYLRTLGSLGAGAALTPRPAAVEAWNHRVQERMKRTVWNTGGCTSWYLDAGGRNTTIWPGTTTEFRRATRAVDLREYDVVRARTGKPRDKEALR, encoded by the coding sequence ATGGCCAGACACGAGCACGTACGGGTGGCGGTGATCGGATCCGGATTCGGTGGCCTGGGAGCCGCCGTCCGGCTGCGGCGCGACGGGATCACCGACTTCGTCGTCCTGGAACGGGCCGACTCCGTCGGCGGCACCTGGCGCGACAACAGCTATCCGGGCTGCGCCTGCGACGTGCCCTCGCACCTCTACTCGTTCTCCTTCGCGCCCAACCCGGACTGGCCGCGCGTCTTCTCCGGCCAGTCGCACATCCGCGCCTATCTGGAGCACGTCACCGACACCTTCGGTCTCCGGCCGCACATCCGGCTGAACCACGAGGTGCTGCTGATGCGCTGGATCGCGGACGCGGCCCACTGGGAGATCGAGACCTCACGCGGGATCATCACGGCGGACGTCGTGGTCTCCGCCACCGGGCCGCTGTCGGACCCCAAGGTGCCGGACGTGCCCGGCCTCGACTCGTTCCCCGGCAAGGTCTTCCACTCCGCGCGCTGGGACCACGGTTACGACCTGCGGGGCAAGCGCGTCGCCGTGATCGGCACCGGCGCCTCGGCGATCCAGATCGTGCCGGCCGTCCAGCCCGACGTGGCCAGGCTGACGCTCTTCCAGCGCACGCCGCCGTGGGTGCTGCCACGCGCCGACCGGGCCATCTCCGGCGCCGAGCGATGGCTGCACCGCAAGGTGCCCGGCACCGCCACCGCGCGGCGCGGACTGCTCTGGGGCATCAGGGAGTTGCAGGTCCAGGCGTTCACCAAGCGCCCCAACGAGCTGGGGCTCGTCGAGCGCGTCGCGAAGGCCAACATCGCGCGGGCGGTCAAGGACCCGGCGCTGCGGGCCAGGCTGACCCCCTCGTACCGGATCGGCTGCAAGCGGATCCTGCTGTCCAGTACGTACTATCCGGCGCTCGCACGGCCCAACGTGGACGTCGTGCCGTCCGGGCTCGCCGAGGTGCGCGGGTCGACGGTCGTGGGCGCCGATGGAACTGAGACCGAGGTCGACGCGATCATCTTCGGCACCGGCTTCCATGTCACCGACATGCCCATTGCCGACCGGGTCGTGGGGGCGGACGGGATCACGCTCGCCGAGGCGTGGAAGGACGGCATGGAGTCGCTGCGCGGCGCGACCGCCGCCGGATTCCCCAACTGGATGACCGTCATCGGGCCCAACACCGGACTCGGCAACTCCTCGATGATCCTGATGATCGAGGCCCAGCTCAGCTATCTCGGCGACTATCTGCGCACCCTCGGCTCGCTCGGCGCGGGCGCCGCGCTCACGCCCCGGCCGGCCGCCGTCGAGGCGTGGAACCACCGCGTACAGGAGCGGATGAAGCGCACGGTGTGGAACACCGGCGGCTGCACCAGCTGGTACCTGGACGCGGGCGGGCGCAACACCACCATCTGGCCGGGGACGACGACCGAGTTCCGCCGGGCGACACGGGCCGTCGACCTGAGGGAGTACGACGTCGTACGGGCACGGACCGGAAAGCCGCGCGACAAGGAGGCACTTCGATGA
- a CDS encoding alpha/beta fold hydrolase encodes MTRTPNPRELSARSADGSRLHIEVYGSEGAPAIVLIHGWTCSTLFWAAQIDALSADHRVIVYDQRGHGRSPAVGRGGYTTDALADDLEAVLGATLAPGEKAVLAGHSMGGMTLMAASARPVFREHAAAALLCSTGSSKLVAESRVVPMRPGRVRTRLTRLILGARAPLGPVTPVSKRILRYGTMGPGTAPDRVAACARIVHACPRAVRVAWSHVLGELDLDAGVGELRVPTAVVAGTTDRLTPPVLARRLAERLPDCVGITELTGMGHMTPVEAPEAVTAVIRGLADGHLTTERAADNATEESAV; translated from the coding sequence ATGACGAGGACACCCAACCCCCGTGAACTGAGCGCGCGTTCGGCCGACGGCTCGCGCCTGCACATAGAGGTGTACGGCTCCGAGGGGGCGCCCGCGATCGTCCTGATACACGGCTGGACCTGCTCGACCCTCTTCTGGGCCGCGCAGATAGACGCTCTGTCCGCCGACCACCGTGTGATCGTCTACGACCAGCGCGGGCACGGCCGTTCACCCGCCGTGGGCCGCGGCGGCTACACCACCGACGCGCTCGCCGACGACCTGGAGGCAGTGCTGGGCGCCACCCTCGCGCCGGGCGAGAAGGCCGTACTGGCCGGGCACTCCATGGGCGGCATGACGCTGATGGCCGCGTCGGCGCGGCCCGTCTTCCGCGAGCACGCCGCCGCCGCGCTGCTGTGCAGCACGGGCAGCTCGAAGCTGGTGGCCGAGTCGCGGGTGGTGCCGATGCGCCCCGGACGCGTACGGACCCGGCTGACCCGGCTGATCCTCGGCGCGCGGGCCCCGCTGGGGCCGGTCACACCGGTCTCGAAGCGGATACTGCGGTACGGGACCATGGGGCCCGGTACGGCGCCCGACCGGGTCGCCGCCTGCGCGCGAATAGTCCACGCGTGTCCGCGCGCCGTACGGGTGGCCTGGTCGCATGTCCTCGGTGAACTCGATCTCGACGCGGGAGTGGGCGAGTTGAGGGTGCCCACGGCTGTCGTCGCGGGAACGACCGACCGGCTGACACCGCCGGTGCTGGCGCGCCGGCTCGCGGAGCGGCTTCCCGACTGTGTCGGCATCACCGAGCTGACGGGTATGGGACACATGACGCCCGTGGAGGCGCCCGAGGCGGTGACCGCCGTGATCCGGGGGCTGGCGGACGGCCACCTCACGACCGAGCGGGCGGCCGACAACGCGACCGAGGAGAGTGCCGTATGA